The DNA sequence CGGTTACAAAAATGCACAAATAAAAAGTGATTTGCTGGTTGTAATAATTGGCTCGGACCAACACTACAAAGAATATCAATCGAATTTTGCGAAAAACGATGCGCAGGTTTTTTACCAATATGCAAAAACAGTTTTTGGAGTTCCTGAAAAAAATATATTTATGCGACTGAACGAAACAATTTCGGCAGCCGAATTTTTATCCTTATTTTCAAAAAATGGGTGGATTTCTCAAAAATCTAATAAAAATGAAATGTCCTTGATAATTTATTTTTCTGGTCATGGATACCCAAATATGCAATGGAAAGACGATTTGCAAATTTTGCAATATTTAAATCCAAATTTCAATAAAGAAACTGGAGAAAGCAAAATATCGAATGAAATTTACAAACTAAGCGAGGCAAAAAATCTAAAATCAATAAGTGTAATAGTAGATGCTTGCTATTCAGGAAACAGAGCAACACATAGTATGCAATTATCGGACAATGCAGAAAAGTTTTTAATTGACAGAAAAAGCGAATTTCCAAACGAAAATATTAGCTACCTATCTTCAGCGCCACTTGACAAATATGGAATTGCTCTCGAACAAAAAAATCATAGTTTTTTAACATATTTTCTTTTCAAAACTATAAAGTCAAAAAATGCTTTGCCCAATATTTCTATTCAAGATATTTTGCAAGAAATGAAAAAAGATTCAAGCCTTAATAATACTGAAAAAGAAGCAATTTATGACATATTTTTTATTTCAAAAAATACTAAGAGGCAACTTTTTTAATAAAAAATTAGTCAGTTTTTATAAAATTGCTTATCTTTGAAGATTATTTAATTAAAATTGAAATTATGAAGACAAAAATTACTTTTATATTTAGTTTTACACTTGCACTTATTTTTTCAATAAGTGTTTTTGCTGTTCAAACCTCAGAAAATGAGAATGATAAAAAGAAAACTGAAAAATCTACAACAGAAACCAGCCAGCGTTTAGTTCTTATTGAACATCATACGAATACTGGCTGTGGCCCTTGTGCTTCTCAAAACCCTGATCTTGAGGCATTAGCAAATACAGGTGAAAATCAATCAATGATTGCACATATACAATATCATCCATCATGGCCAGGTTCTGATCCAATGTACGATTTTAACGTAAATGAAGGTCAAGGCGATGCAAGAGTTGATTATTATGGTGTATCAGGAGTACCAAATACTGTTATTGCAGGTAATGTAAAAGAAGGGGGACCATCAGGAATCACTCAGAGTGATTTGGATACAGAGTATGCCCGTCCAGGTCAATTTAAGGTCAGTGGAGTTGGTAATTATTCAGGAGAATATTTAACTATTAGTGTTATAATTGAATCTCTTAGTGATTTTCCTACGGGCGATTTAGTAGCACATGTGGTTCTTGTTGAGGATATTGAATACGCCACTGCTCCCGGGAGCAATGGCGAAACTTATTTCCCAAATGCAATGCGACGTATGTTTCCAGACGATCAAGGGACAGATTTAAGTAATCCTGAGACCGGAGATGTTACAGACCTAAGTTTCTTATACACAATACCTGAGGAGATAATTATTGAAAATTGTAAATTGATTGTTTTTGTTCAAGACAATGCCGACAAAGAGGTTTATATGGCTGATAAATTAACAGTTACAAATTGCGAAATGAACACAGAAGTGATAACCATTGATGTAAATCAGCATGGTGGAAGCAATGGACAAGCCACTGCAATAGGTTACGATGGAGTTCCTCCAATTTCTTATCTTTGGAATACACCTGATAGCTCAACCTCCTCCACAGTTATTGGATTACCTGCCGGCGAATACATTGTTACAATTACCGACAGCGATTTCCCTCCCTGCATGGTGATATTAACTGTTGAAATACTCGAACCAATAGCCGGTATCAATGATGAAGGTGCTAATTCAATTTCTATTTACCCTAATCCAACCACTGGAAAAATTAATATTAGTAATGCTGAAAACTCATCAGTACACATATACAATATGATCGGTAGCGAAGTTTTCAAAACTGAAATAATTTACGACAATCAATCAATTGACATTTCTGAATTACCTTATGGGAATTATTTTGTAAAAGTACTGTCAGAAGATAAAGTTGTAACAAAAAGTGTTTCGCTAATAAAATAAATTATAGATTAAATATTTATCCAAAAAAAAGGATACCAAAACGGTATCCTTTTTTTTATGCACTATTTTGAATCTTTCT is a window from the Bacteroidota bacterium genome containing:
- a CDS encoding T9SS type A sorting domain-containing protein, whose protein sequence is MKTKITFIFSFTLALIFSISVFAVQTSENENDKKKTEKSTTETSQRLVLIEHHTNTGCGPCASQNPDLEALANTGENQSMIAHIQYHPSWPGSDPMYDFNVNEGQGDARVDYYGVSGVPNTVIAGNVKEGGPSGITQSDLDTEYARPGQFKVSGVGNYSGEYLTISVIIESLSDFPTGDLVAHVVLVEDIEYATAPGSNGETYFPNAMRRMFPDDQGTDLSNPETGDVTDLSFLYTIPEEIIIENCKLIVFVQDNADKEVYMADKLTVTNCEMNTEVITIDVNQHGGSNGQATAIGYDGVPPISYLWNTPDSSTSSTVIGLPAGEYIVTITDSDFPPCMVILTVEILEPIAGINDEGANSISIYPNPTTGKINISNAENSSVHIYNMIGSEVFKTEIIYDNQSIDISELPYGNYFVKVLSEDKVVTKSVSLIK